From the Coffea eugenioides isolate CCC68of chromosome 1, Ceug_1.0, whole genome shotgun sequence genome, the window CTCTTTGCCTTGTTAGTCTGGTTACAACATTATGCTCCAGAGAGCATTGATCCTTCTGATGCCATCACGATGACAAATCAGATCATAACAAATCTACCAACAAACTCTCTctcattttgtggtttacttTTTCCAAGTTAACAACAATATTGCAGAAGTAACTATCTATCTAAATTATGGGCCCAAAAAGGGGCGTAGTCCGTCCACTGAATCACTACATTACAGGCCTGTGGAGTGTGGACTGGGCATCCGACTGGGCTAACTCAACTTATTCAAAAATAATGATAACAGTGTGGCTGCTGGGATTCGAGCCCAGGTCTCCACGGCCACAACGTGGAATTCTTACCACTAAACTACAGCCACTGCTTGTTAGAAGGAACTATCTATCTTCATTATGGGCCCAAAAAGGGCCTGCGGAGTGTGGCTGTGTGGCCTGGGCATCTGAATGGGCTATCTCGCCTAATTCAAAAAGACTGACGACAGTGTGGCTGCTGGGATTCGAGCCCAGGTCTCCACGGCCACAACGTGGAATTCTTACCACTAAACTACAGCCACTGCTTGTTAGAAGGAACTATCTATCTTCATTATGGGCCCAAAAAGGGCCTGCGGAGTGTGGCTGTGTGGCCTGGGCATCTGAATGGGCTATCTCGCCTAATTCAAAAAGACTGACGACAGTGTGGCTGCTGGGATTCGAGCCCAGGTCTCCACGGCCACAACGTGGAATTCTTACCACTAAACTACAGCCACTAGTTGCTAATTTTGGCgcatattgataaatatatacatggatttttTTGAATCATAAATATAATCTTTTTAAACACTGGTGGCAGTTTgtaaaaagccaaaaaaaaaaagagaatgtTATTTGCATTTTCaccatttgttttatcatataatttaataaataaaaactatatgATTAAAATGGTAGTGAAAATATGATTAACAAAAATGAGAATGCAAATaacattttctaaaaaaaaaaaaaagggaatgtCCTAAGACAAGTTGAGGTTTTGAGTAATTTGATAGGAAAGAAGTCAAGGTAAAAGTGAATCTAACAAAATGATAGAACTTGAAATCTATTCACCGTTTCCTGGGAAAGATGTTCATGTCTAATATAATCATAAGGGGTGGGAAAAGATGTCAAGGCAAAAGTGAATCTAACAAACTGATAGAACTTGATATCTATTCACCGTTTTTGGAAAAAGATGTTCATTTCTAATGGTATAATCACAAGGGTTGGTAATGTATCATGATAACCATGAATTGAAAGTAAAATGGTTGCGTCTAGATAGGAATTAGTTGTCAAAAAAACTTGCATTACAAACACATATTTTAACAcacttttctatttttttaatcactttttaatCTCACACACATCACATCGTaaaagtgtgtttggattgcaagaCTTTCAAATAAAAGTCccaaattttgttttgcttaCATCATACACACAATTTCcaaccatctttttatctcacatatatcgcattacaaaaaagtgctacagtaattatttcaaataatctcctatcaaATAATCTaatatccaaacacactctaTATATTTCAAACTTGTTAAGCCCTTTTGTTTAGGCAAACTCATTCAATTGGACATCTAATTAAGTAGTTGTTAATCATCAAAGTCTGTTAAAGGGAAAGATATTGTGGTTGACATCTATCACTAATATCTCATGCATTTTATAATTACGATTGGTGATGGTTTGTTGATGCTATGGGTCTGAATAATTACCACTTAGCCAAATTTGTTGCTGACTTGCCAAAACTACTACTGTTGTTTGTAAACATAATAGTTGCAAAATGCGTGTATATCACGAAAGTTAAAACCTATTGGTTGACTATTGCTAAGATTTACAGGACATACCAGTCACTTCTGATGCGATAGGCTACCCTTTTCTTCCAACGTATATAGATATCTATAATATGTTTCTTCATTCTGTTGTTTTCTCTGAACGAGAAGAATGGATACCATATTGGTTTAGTTAGTTCTGTATATCCACTAGTCCCTACAACAGCTTTCTTaggctccccctccccctcttagattaggatagagtagaTTATACAAATATATCGTTGCTGACAAGGTACAATAAGTGATTTGGACCATATAAATTTTTGGGACCAAATCTTGACCATGAACTGCTCAGGGACGGTCCTAAAACAATGGCGTAACTTTGTTTGCACAACGTGTaattttagaataaatttttgtgagCCCCACATACGTTGTTAAAAATGAGGTACAAGAAATGATCTGAACCATATAAATttttgaggccaaatcttgaccATGAGAGCAACTCAGGGATGATCTACCTGATGACCGTCTCTGCCCTGTATCCCACAAAATGCCTCCCCCCATATCACCGCAGGACAAACTGTTACTTTCGGATTGTTTCTAATTTAATTGAGTGTGCGAGTTTATACCTGCGGAAAAAACCATATCACCGCAGGACAAGTATCAGACAAGACGAGTCAAACTCACAACCAGACAAGACAAGACCCCCTCCCATGCACGACACTTCGTAAATCTCTCTTAAACCCCTCAATTCCCCCCAACTCCccattccccccccccccctctctctctctctccaaaaaaaaaaagaaaaaaagatgacGATAAAGAAGAAAGACCCCCACCCCCAGTCTTCTATTATTCTTCCAATACAACTACTCGCAGGACGTAAAAGGACACCTCCCAACCCCcaccaaaagagagagagaaagaagagtttaaaaagaaaagatttgaACTAGTCTAGAAGTTGGACTAGTAAAACGTCAAGGAGGAATTTTTTTAAAGAGGAGATTCCAACGGCATATCTCACAAGTAATTGAGCTTCCCTTACTGGAGTTATTCCCGCGTCCTCTGTTTCTATGTAGTACTTCTATCTATTACTGCTAATCAAAATTCGCCACTACCCGAtttgattcttttattttatagcaacAGGTAATACTAGCAAGTAGCAGCAATTGAACTGGggattttcttttacttttgagACTCTTGGGATCCAGAAAAAAGAGGGTGTGGGGTGAGTGTTTGCTTGACAAGTTTGGTGGGCTGGAGTAGTCAGTTTGGTATCTGATTTTGGCCACTGTTTTTGTTTCCGTTGTTTGATGAGGCGTGAAACATACCTTTCAAGTTTCGTTCGTCTGAAGCATTCTTCTTtgtactctctctctctcttattcttttttttttttaataaatagcTCTTTATTGGATGTTCGTAATTTTGTAGCAGTTCCGGTTGGCATCGTTTGGTGAAAGATACTTTtttgttctttatttttctttagctttaaaaaaaaaaactaattgaATGTGTGTGCATATATATGTACTTCCGAGTTTATGAGGCTTGTGGAGTACAAAGTAACAGAGGTAGTGTGACAAAGTTCTCAACTTTTGTCTGCTGTCAGTGATCTCAGGTCTGTGAATTGTCATTGATTTTCTTGATCTGAGATTTAATTGAATTACTTATTAATTTGAGTTCTTAGAAGGAATTGGAATATGTCAAGTTGTTCATGTCTCTGAGTTGCTTTGAGCTCTTATTGAATATCAAGTTTAGCAACTGACTGCATCAGAACTGAACACTGATTAATCAGAGCAAAATTGTTCATCTTGTGGTTGTGATGGTGGGGGAGTTCTCATATTTGCATATGTTTGAGTGTGATGTATGAATGGAAACAGTAGTattgattattattattgttattttggTAGGTCTTGATAAGGGATCTGCACAATGGCAAAAAATTCTGCCAATGGGGAGCATCAAGCAACAAAAAAGCCACCTCCAACTCCATCACCATTGCGGTTCTCAAAGTTCTTTCAGGTTAAATTGCCCCCTCccccaaacaaaaattttcaataGGAATTGGAATCCATGGTCCcctgattcttttttttttttttttttaaattacgTTATTGAAATGTATGAATATTGCCCTGCTTGCATGCTGGACAGTTTATTAGTgatcttttattctttttctatttGTTACCTCAATTTCTTGTCTTTTGATATACGGTGACTCtcaaaataatatataaaaaaataataaaaggaatAATGTGTAAAAATCGAATTAGTTTAGTTTTCTGCAGGACAAGGAAATGTTCTCACATGCTCAAATTGACCTGGAGTGGTTTTTGGTTTCCTTGTTCCATCAGCAGTTAATGATAGAGAATGATGTAACATAGTGTAGTCAGAACATCATTTTTCTTGATGCAATGAGTTATTCTGGTTAGTGACAGAATGCTGAATCTGTATCTGCTTTAATTGCTGATAAGCTAGCACATTCAAATTAGCAGCAACATTTCTGAAGGAATTTGAGACTTTGAATGTATGATGGTGCAATACCTTACAGTTTCCCCTTGCTTGCAATTTTTAATTGTAGGCAACTCGAGAAAGGGTCCTGGGTCTGTGTTAGAGGTCCTCCTTGGCTAGATTTGGAAAGATATTAGTAAATTCATTTGGCGGGTATTTTCAGTACTAAATGGTAGAATGAGATAGTTTGATTTGCTTGATGTAAGGGCTTTGTGATTACTTTGCAGTAGTTTCTCTTTAGCTCCACTGACATTCCTGCACTCACTTGTAATCTTGTTTGGTTCCTGCAATATTTATTGATTCCTCTTATCATTTCTGCCAGCCAAATATGAGAATTTTGGTTACTGGAGGGGCTGGATTTATTGGATCCCACCTAGTGGACAAGTTgatggaaaatgaaaagaatgagGTTAAGTGGTCAACCTAATCTTCTCTGTTTTCCTATTGTCCTGATTTATTTCACTTCAATACTTGATTTACTATGTATAAAATTGATAATCTGTTTTAAAgaatactttttattttttatcaaatgTTCTAAAGAATCCTAAGGCAATACTTTCTCAGTAAAGTGATTTCCCAGTATCCTTGTTTCAGTTATTGAATTAAATATCTGAGAGAGGAATTTCTGCCTTGCAACTATCTAACAGGTAATTGTTGCTGATAATTACTTCACTGGCTCAAAGGATAATCTCAAAAAGTGGATTGGACATCCCAGATTTGAGCTCATTCGTCATGGTAACTTGTGGCCAATTTTACCCAATTTATATGTGTTAGCATGTTAAGACTCAATATCCAACAGATTCAACTTTTGTGAGAATGCTTACTTTCTGAATAGACCATCAAAACACTGGCTGATTGTAGTCATACTATACCGTCTCGCAAATGTTTACAGATGTTCTCATGTGTCAAATTCTGATACCTAGGCAATATGTCTGTCCTATCCTAAGTAGTAGGTGTTCTCCTTGATAAACAAATGTTTTTCTGAAAAATTAAGGTGACCTCTTGTAGCTGGCCTTACATTCGGATTTATAGGATCAGTCCTGAAATGTCCAAATGGCTCAAATGGTATAACAGACTCCTGGCAGAAACATATATTAGAGTGGTAGGCAATCATAGGATGTTAGGCTGACATAGCAATCAAAGATATGCTCAATACTCATGGCTGCATTATCTCTACCTCTTAATCATTCTTCCCTCCTAAAACAGAGTAAGTACGCTACGTAGCATTGAAAGTTTATCTCTTTTGGTTTTCCTGTTTACCTTCTCCTGCATCTTTTGGTTTTCTACCATCGTATCTGCTTCTCTGCCTTCTAAATGGCCACCAAAAAGCATTAAGCAACACTTGCCATAATTGTTTGACGAGTGATTTTTAAGATTTTCCGCCCAGGCCTCTGCTTACTTTTTTGTAGTTTGACACGTTATAGCcatatactaggaaaatgacaGTACTTTTTGCTATCTATACTGCATTTCTCCTGTTAAGAGATACTTCTCTGTGTGCTGACACTCTACTTCGCTTGTTGCAGATGTTACAGAGCCATTATTGGTTGAGGTTGATCAAATATATCATCTTGCTTGCCCTGCATCTCCAATTTTTTATAAATACAATCCTGTGAAGGTGCGTAATTTTAATGAGTCATTTAATGAGTTATACCCTTTTGTAATCCCTTGCGGACTGATTTTGGTTGACATAGTTTCTTTCCCACAATACTCTCTGCCTATATTTTGAGAGCCACTTCTCATGGAAATTCACCTTTGCTGGTTCTGAAGCACTAGACTCTAGCTTTATTGAAGGCGTTTTCTACCTAAAACTCATTAAAATAACTAtgagagggagggagggagggaaaGATGGAAATGCTTTTAGACCTACTTGTGTGTTTATATGAATTGATGGGAAAATAACCGTGATAACATAATAGAGAAGAAAGTCCTTTACTTGTTGATATAGAACTGTTCCTTACCTTTCATggtcattttattttatttttttttggcttttcacAAGTATCAAAAATCCTCATTGGATGTTATCTGCTGCAGTCAATCTTGCAGATAGTTGTTAGTTGAAAAGTGCTATTAACAGATGACTCTTGCCTTGAATTATCTGGAAACCTTGCACTATAATAAAACGATTGATGCAGCTGATAATGATGATTGAATGATCAAGGATCTGCTAATCTTGAAACTTGATTTGGTTGCAGACAATAAAGACTAATGTTATAGGCACTCTTAACATGCTAGGACTTGCCAAGCGGGTTGGAGCAAGGTTGGAATAATTTTACGTCTAATGTTGGTAAAATGCTTGGTCATGTGTCTTCACCTTCTCATTATTCATTTTGATGTATAGGATTTTGCTTACATCAACTTCAGAGGTATATGGTGATCCTCTTGTGCATCCCCAACCTGAGAGCTACTGGGGCAATGTCAACCCTATTGGTATGCCCTCCTGATCTGTGCTTAGAGTTTCATGATGTAAGGTGAAAATAAAATGTAGCCTATGCCATATAGACAAAATGCATTCATCTTCTAGCTGTGTTGATAATAATGTTGTTCCTCGATGAAATGATACTAAAGACTTGCACAAATTTGCTTGTCATTTTCTACATTATCATTCTACAACTCTCAGAAAATTTACCAAAGACAGTTTAGAAACAATCATATTTTTACTTGAGTAACAGGCGTGCGGAGTTGCTACGATGAAGGAAAGCGGGTGGCTGAGACTTTGATGTTTGATTATCATCGGCAGCATGGGATAGGTAAGCTTCTGCTTCTTTGTTGACGCACATTGTATCCTAAAGCGGCTTCCATTCTCTTAACACTGTTTGTTTCTCAACAGAAATACGCATTGCCAGAATATTTAACACATATGGGCCTCGCATGAATATTGATGATGGGCGTGTGGTCAGCAATTTCATAGCTCAGGCACTTCGGTAAGTCTTTTGCAGATAGATAATTAATTGAAAGACATGCCAAGTTATGTCCATGCAAAATAGAAGAAATCTGAAATAGTCTTTTGGCTTTCCTAATTTTCTCATCAACTGATCATGAAATCTGAATAGCAATCAGCAATCCTTAGTTCTTCTCAATTTTGGGGCTTGAGCATCTTGGACTCTTTGATATGTTTTGTTGCAGCGATGAACCATTAACTGTGCAACTTCCTGGAACACAGACGCGCAGTTTCTGCTATGTGTCTGATATGGTACGTTTGAACTAATGTACATCCTGCAGAGTAGTTCGTGATTATGAAAGTTCTTATGATTGTCAATTTTGCTTGATTTCTTTGAAAACTTAAGGTTGATGGCCTTATCCGACTCATGGAAGGGAAGCATACAGGGCCAATCAACATTGGAAATCCAGGTTGATTACAAATTCTGATCTAGAAATTACACATCGCTTGAGATTAAAGCAGCTGCAGCATTTCACTCACACTGGTTGGGAAATTTTGCCTTGTGCAGGTGAATTTACCATGATTGAACTTGCAGAGACGGTGAAAGAGGTCAGTCGTTTATTTCACTGACTTGGATCCTTTTTCGAATTTTACGTATCAATCATTACCTGGTATAAActgtattttctttcttttgatctGTAACATTGATCATTTTAGTGCTGTAATCATGTGACGGTAAAGATGCGTCAACCAAAGTGAGCAATCATATCCACAACCACCTTCTACCTGAA encodes:
- the LOC113778172 gene encoding UDP-glucuronic acid decarboxylase 5, whose protein sequence is MAKNSANGEHQATKKPPPTPSPLRFSKFFQPNMRILVTGGAGFIGSHLVDKLMENEKNEVIVADNYFTGSKDNLKKWIGHPRFELIRHDVTEPLLVEVDQIYHLACPASPIFYKYNPVKTIKTNVIGTLNMLGLAKRVGARILLTSTSEVYGDPLVHPQPESYWGNVNPIGVRSCYDEGKRVAETLMFDYHRQHGIEIRIARIFNTYGPRMNIDDGRVVSNFIAQALRDEPLTVQLPGTQTRSFCYVSDMVDGLIRLMEGKHTGPINIGNPGEFTMIELAETVKELINPNIEIKMVENTPDDPRQRKPDITTAKELLGWEPKVKLRDGLPLMEEDFRLRLGVSKKE